The genomic window GCGCCCGTCCCTGAACGTCGAGGAGTTCAACGCGCTCAACACCCCGCGCCGCGGGCGCGACTCCGACACCGGCCGCCCGCACCGCGCCGACGACAAGCACCTGAACACCTAGAAACACCCAGAGGAAGCATTTTATGACGACCCCCGGCAACTCTTCCGTCTCTCAGACCCGGCAGAAACCGCTGCGCAAGGTTCACCCCGAGCGCCAGCGCCGCGTGCGCACTGCGCTCACCTTCTTTTCCGCCACCGCGTGGATCACCGGCGTGATGCTGCTGCTGCTCGTGATCCGCATGATCATGCAGTACGTCCTGGGCATGGACGTCAGCGGCTTCGGCTGGGTCGCCATCCTGCACGGCTGGTGCTACCTGGCGTTCGTGATCGCCACCTTCAACCTGGGGCTCAAGGCCCGCTGGGAGCCGAAGTGGTGGGTCACCACCATCCTCGGCGGCGTGGTGCCGTTCCTGTCCTT from Corynebacterium maris DSM 45190 includes these protein-coding regions:
- a CDS encoding DUF3817 domain-containing protein is translated as MTTPGNSSVSQTRQKPLRKVHPERQRRVRTALTFFSATAWITGVMLLLLVIRMIMQYVLGMDVSGFGWVAILHGWCYLAFVIATFNLGLKARWEPKWWVTTILGGVVPFLSFYVENNRRKQVTEKFQLDQPSAA